One genomic segment of Gasterosteus aculeatus chromosome 6, fGasAcu3.hap1.1, whole genome shotgun sequence includes these proteins:
- the flrt3 gene encoding leucine-rich repeat transmembrane protein FLRT3 → MVRQCKAFILFLIRVGLLLGLANPLVTSASCPSACRCDGTFIYCNDRGLTSIPTGLPKDATVLFLQNNRIRSSGIPAELRRLSNVEKIYLYCNNLDEFPTNLPLGLKELHLQENNVRMITHSSLAQIPYIEELHLDDNSVSAVSIEEGAFRDSNHLRLLFLSRNHLSTIPSGLPMSIEELRFDDNRISSISEQSLEDLINLKRLILDGNLLNNRGIEEMALINLINLTELSLMRNSLTSPPANLPGNSLEKLQLQDNHINRVPPGAFAFLRQLYRLDLSGNNLSTLPQGVFEDLDNLTQLLLRNNPWQCTCEMKWVRDWLRSLPSKVNVRGFMCQGPDKVKGMAIKDLTTDMFDCSDSELISPYETSTVSNSLRPTQPKWPSFVTKRPAVKGPDIGRNYHSTTTSSGRKIITISVKSSTADAIHISWRVSQPMTALRLSWLKLGHSPAFGSITEAIMTRGQREYQLTALEPESSYRICMVPMETSNIYLSDETPVCIETETGSHKSHNPTTTLNREQEKEPYKNSSLPLAAIIGGAVALLAIIMLALVCWYVHRNGSLFSRNCTYNKGRRRKDDYAEAGTKKDTSILEIRETSFQMIPINHLPVSKEEFVIHTIFPPNGLTLYKSPHNENSLSNRSYRDSGIPDSDHSHS, encoded by the coding sequence ATGGTGCGTCAATGCAAGGCCTTTatcctcttcctcatcaggGTGGGGCTGCTGCTGGGCCTCGCTAACCCCCTGGTGACCTCCGCCTCATGTCCCTCAGCCTGCCGCTGCGATGGGACCTTCATCTACTGTAATGACCGGGGCTTGACTTCCATACCCACAGGTCTGCCCAAGGATGCTACAGTGCTCTTTTTGCAAAACAACCGCATCAGGAGTTCAGGTATCCCCGCAGAGCTCCGCAGGCTGTCAAACGTGGAGAAGATCTACCTGTACTGCAACAATCTGGATGAATTCCCCACTAACCTTCCTCTCGGGCTGAAAGAGCTCCACCTCCAGGAGAACAACGTTCGGATGATTACTCATTCCTCCTTAGCCCAAATTCCCTACATTGAGGAACTTCACCTGGATGATAACTCTGTATCTGCAGTCAGCATAGAGGAGGGGGCCTTTAGGGACAGCAATCACCTCAGACTGCTTTTTCTCTCCCGAAACCACCTGAGTACAATTCCTTCGGGCCTACCCATGAGCATTGAGGAGCTGCGCTTTGATGACAACCGCATCTCCTCCATTTCAGAGCAGTCGCTGGAAGATCTGATCAACCTGAAGCGACTTATCCTGGATGGTAATCTGCTCAACAACCGGGGCATCGAAGAGATGGCTCTCATAAACCTGATCAACCTGACAGAGCTCTCGCTAATGAGGAACTCCTTGACTTCGCCGCCAGCCAACTTGCCGGGAAACAGTTTGGAGAAACTGCAGCTACAAGATAATCACATCAATCGCGTCCCGCCAGGGGCTTTCGCCTTCCTTAGGCAGCTGTATCGCCTGGATCTGTCCGGCAACAACCTGAGCACCCTCCCACAGGGTGTATTTGAAGATCTGGACAATCTCACACAGCTCCTGCTGCGCAACAACCCCTGGCAGTGCACATGCGAGATGAAGTGGGTGCGTGACTGGCTGCGGTCGTTGCCGTCCAAGGTGAATGTGCGTGGCTTCATGTGCCAGGGTCCCGATAAGGTGAAAGGCATGGCGATCAAAGACCTAACCACAGACATGTTTGACTGCTCCGATTCAGAACTCATCTCCCCGTATGAGACGAGCACGGTCTCCAATTCTTTGCGCCCCACACAGCCCAAGTGGCCCTCGTTTGTGACTAAAAGACCTGCGGTAAAAGGGCCCGACATCGGTAGGAATTACCACAGCACGACCACCTCCTCGGGCAGGAAGATCATCACCATCAGCGTGAAGTCAAGTActgcagacgcaatacacataTCATGGAGGGTGTCGCAGCCCATGACTGCCCTGCGGCTCAGCTGGCTGAAGCTGGGACACAGCCCTGCCTTTGGCTCCATCACTGAGGCCATCATGACGAGGGGGCAAAGGGAGTACCAGCTAACGGCACTGGAGCCAGAGTCTTCCTATAGGATATGCATGGTTCCCATGGAGACCAGCAACATTTACCTGTCAGATGAGACGCCCGTTTGCATCGAGACAGAGACTGGTTCTCACAAATCACACAACCCGACTACAACTTTGAACAGAGAGCAGGAGAAAGAGCCTTACAAAAATTCCAGTCTGCCTTTGGCTGCCATCATTGGGGGGGCTGTGGCTCTTTTGGCAATAATCATGTTGGCACTGGTGTGTTGGTACGTCCACAGGAACGGTTCACTTTTTTCCAGAAACTGCACCTACAACAAAGGCCGCCGGAGAAAGGATGACTATGCCGAGGCTGGCACAAAGAAGGACACCTCTATCCTCGAAATACGAGAGACCTCTTTTCAAATGATACCTATAAATCATCTGCCCGTGTCCAAGGAGGAATTTGTGATACACACGATTTTCCCGCCCAACGGCCTGACTTTATACAAAAGCCCACACAACGAGAACAGTCTTAGCAACAGGAGCTACAGAGACAGTGGAATACCAGATTCAGACCATTCCCATTCATGA